A genomic region of uncultured Acidilobus sp. JCHS contains the following coding sequences:
- a CDS encoding Aldehyde:ferredoxin oxidoreductase — protein MEFKVLYIDASTRSFRFEKISDPNIYGIIDLGLKVHIDLESYEHDPLEPGNPLVLGIGPLAGGAVVGSHRIVAVFRSPVSMGLHVSEMGGAAYSFYRTGLDALVITGKSPEPLVIELFGSQDGSTSVNLSTISEAELNKVYAGYGGLSGTKALTKYLVDLSRDKVLKNKGRVAVVGPGAFKTRFAGIFSYVLDDRTANLTEVSDSASRGGGGSVMAQAHNVAAIVFGGTYRRPNPKLSDVTALNAISQQTFKKPYSQVLSEKTVKYRFDPSMKTGGTFGVNYPHYKDLVPVLNYSQAYMSKGLRLEVHNKVMENFWAPFQQEVFDGGKLTPASKNCGEPCPVVCKKVYKGVKLDYEPAHAVGPISGIITVDDTARLVDLLDNLGLDAIEAGHMLAWLFESVNRGLLRPDEIGLDSVPVMDPEALSPETSKRNAEAARKVLELLVSDSAPKVLRLIASLGLRAAAKELDRIYPDRVKDVGLRFEDLLVYAAFGDTGYFTPNYYWSPGVLAPLYVLGKYWTDYSPAFRDPDDYATTALRRAVFEYAVANAGFCRFHRGWAEEMLDDMYERLLNVKLDVYTHGLAVYKTIAEYQKKANAAPAPWESKRVIDAIASLAAESGLQGWDDAMYRKEKIIEWWNRFYRRLDQELLKVSPLW, from the coding sequence GTGGAGTTCAAAGTACTTTACATTGATGCTTCTACGCGTTCTTTCAGGTTTGAAAAGATAAGCGACCCCAACATATATGGTATCATAGACCTTGGGCTAAAAGTTCATATCGACCTCGAGTCTTACGAGCATGACCCGCTGGAGCCTGGGAACCCCCTCGTCCTAGGCATAGGCCCCTTGGCGGGAGGTGCAGTAGTGGGAAGCCACAGGATAGTCGCGGTCTTCAGGAGCCCTGTCAGCATGGGGCTGCACGTAAGTGAAATGGGAGGGGCCGCGTACTCCTTCTACAGGACTGGCCTTGACGCCCTCGTCATAACTGGGAAGAGCCCCGAGCCCCTCGTAATTGAGCTCTTCGGCTCCCAGGACGGCTCTACGTCAGTTAACCTTAGTACTATTAGCGAGGCAGAGCTTAACAAGGTCTACGCCGGCTATGGGGGCCTGAGCGGCACCAAGGCCCTTACAAAGTACCTGGTAGACCTCTCGAGGGACAAGGTCCTTAAGAACAAAGGCCGCGTAGCGGTCGTGGGCCCCGGCGCCTTCAAGACGAGGTTCGCTGGCATATTCAGCTACGTCCTTGACGACAGGACCGCTAACCTAACGGAAGTATCCGACTCGGCCTCAAGAGGAGGGGGTGGATCAGTAATGGCCCAGGCACACAATGTCGCCGCGATAGTCTTCGGCGGCACCTACAGGAGGCCTAACCCAAAGCTAAGCGACGTTACGGCTTTGAACGCTATATCCCAGCAGACCTTCAAGAAGCCTTACTCGCAGGTGCTAAGCGAGAAGACCGTGAAGTACAGATTCGACCCATCCATGAAGACCGGAGGGACCTTTGGCGTCAACTACCCGCACTATAAGGACCTTGTGCCCGTCCTCAACTATAGTCAGGCCTACATGAGCAAGGGGCTCAGGCTCGAGGTGCACAACAAGGTCATGGAGAACTTCTGGGCTCCCTTCCAACAGGAGGTGTTTGATGGGGGCAAGCTGACGCCGGCCTCTAAGAACTGCGGTGAGCCATGTCCCGTGGTCTGTAAGAAGGTCTATAAGGGCGTGAAGCTCGACTACGAGCCTGCCCATGCCGTCGGGCCCATCTCTGGTATAATAACGGTCGATGATACTGCCAGGCTTGTTGACCTACTTGACAACCTAGGCCTTGACGCGATAGAGGCAGGCCACATGTTGGCCTGGCTGTTCGAGAGCGTTAACAGGGGTCTCCTGAGGCCCGACGAGATAGGCCTCGACAGCGTTCCAGTAATGGACCCAGAGGCGCTGAGCCCTGAGACCAGCAAGAGAAACGCCGAGGCTGCAAGAAAAGTGCTGGAGCTCTTAGTGTCCGACTCAGCCCCTAAGGTCCTCAGGCTGATAGCCTCCCTTGGGCTGAGAGCTGCCGCCAAGGAGCTCGACAGAATATACCCTGACAGGGTAAAGGACGTTGGCCTGAGATTCGAGGACCTGCTTGTATACGCGGCCTTCGGCGACACCGGCTACTTCACGCCTAACTATTACTGGAGCCCTGGCGTCCTTGCGCCACTTTACGTACTTGGCAAGTACTGGACGGACTACAGCCCGGCCTTCAGGGACCCTGACGACTACGCGACAACAGCTCTGAGGAGGGCCGTCTTCGAGTATGCCGTGGCGAACGCCGGCTTCTGCAGGTTCCACAGGGGGTGGGCCGAGGAGATGCTCGACGATATGTACGAGCGGCTGCTTAACGTGAAGCTTGACGTGTATACTCATGGCCTGGCTGTCTACAAGACCATCGCGGAGTACCAGAAGAAGGCCAACGCAGCCCCAGCGCCTTGGGAATCTAAGAGGGTCATTGACGCAATAGCGTCCTTAGCGGCTGAGAGCGGCCTTCAGGGCTGGGATGACGCCATGTATCGCAAGGAGAAAATCATAGAGTGGTGGAACAGGTTCTACAGGAGGCTTGACCAAGAGCTACTTAAGGTCAGCCCCCTTTGGTGA
- a CDS encoding putative signal-transduction protein containing cAMP-binding domain and CBS domain, whose protein sequence is MKASQLLEYSEPIYVHPSTTIADVARLMLDMKADVVLVKSGSKVLGIVTEHDIVRALATGLSPESEVSRIMSTNLIVAKKDEPLTSVVNKMLESNIRHIPIVTDKGDIIGVLNIKDVVRAFAAFSAWP, encoded by the coding sequence ATGAAGGCTTCCCAGCTCCTGGAGTACTCAGAGCCCATTTACGTACATCCCTCTACGACGATAGCTGACGTAGCAAGGCTCATGTTAGACATGAAGGCTGACGTAGTATTAGTGAAGTCCGGCTCTAAGGTGCTCGGCATAGTGACAGAACATGATATCGTGAGGGCGCTAGCGACGGGGCTTTCGCCAGAGTCAGAGGTGTCAAGGATAATGTCAACGAACCTCATAGTTGCCAAAAAGGACGAACCGCTAACCTCGGTAGTCAACAAGATGCTAGAGAGCAATATCAGGCACATACCAATAGTAACGGACAAGGGCGACATCATTGGTGTGCTAAATATAAAGGACGTGGTAAGGGCCTTCGCCGCCTTCTCAGCATGGCCTTAA
- a CDS encoding Molecular chaperone (small heat shock protein), translated as MPEEERRKKRRSVFDDIFEEFDELVRRFESEFEEMEEEFEELIRSEGKIPEKPYYYGIRIYVGPDGVPRIEQFGNIKKTERGKVILSEETEPIVDVMTHGDEVWVVADLPGVDKDKIKLNATEKKLYIRAEGDKRKYYKEVDLPVEVDPSTAKASYRNGVLEVRIKKKEGQRPQGVEVKVE; from the coding sequence TTGCCGGAAGAGGAAAGGAGGAAGAAGAGAAGGAGCGTATTTGACGACATATTCGAAGAGTTCGACGAGCTCGTGAGGAGGTTCGAGAGCGAGTTCGAGGAGATGGAGGAGGAGTTCGAGGAACTGATCAGGAGCGAGGGCAAGATCCCAGAGAAGCCCTACTACTACGGGATAAGGATATACGTGGGCCCTGACGGCGTCCCTCGCATTGAGCAGTTCGGCAACATAAAGAAGACAGAGAGAGGGAAGGTCATACTTAGCGAGGAGACAGAGCCCATAGTTGACGTTATGACCCATGGCGACGAGGTCTGGGTCGTGGCCGACCTGCCAGGCGTTGATAAGGACAAGATAAAGCTCAACGCTACTGAGAAGAAGCTTTACATAAGGGCAGAGGGCGATAAGAGGAAGTACTATAAAGAGGTCGACCTACCTGTTGAGGTGGATCCCTCGACCGCTAAGGCCTCTTACCGTAACGGCGTACTCGAGGTAAGGATTAAGAAAAAGGAAGGCCAGCGGCCCCAGGGAGTTGAAGTTAAGGTAGAGTAA
- a CDS encoding alanyl-tRNA synthetase, giving the protein MAKVDPSEYRLRFFNEKGYQRRQCKVGGDYFWTVNPNFDTCQDVPDTAYWFDKIPSSEPLTVSQARSKFIDFFKKRGHEPVPPRPVVARWREDLYLTIASIVVFQPHVTSGLVPPPANPLVISQPCIRLEDIDNVGLTIGRHLTTFEMAAHHAFNYPDKFVYWKDETVAYAREFFAKEIGIPEDLIVFKESWWEGGGNAGPSFEVTVGGLELATLVFMQYRSIDGSYEELPLRIVDTGYGVERIAWFTQKAPTAFHAIYGSLVDALRSALGLPRPDDSLLWASFRNVHNLNPDDLKSVENYYRAVASWLGSDVESIRPVLEREARLYSVLDHSKTIMMMLADGVVPSNSGEGYLARLVIRRALRQLRQLSPSYSLVEIVNRQIELWKDDFPQVRENRDYILEAVTLEEQKYKDLLARGEKLIARELSRPLTVDDLIKLYDSMGVPPEVVAEAASRRGISVVVPPNFYSIVAARHRAPAKVRAIGEGVSLPQEVIEWARKFQPTELLFHKDPYLRSFRARLLGSYGDYVVLDATAFYATGGGQLHDTGVLNICGEEYRVVDVEKVGGVIVHKLDRAVSTRDCGEVEGRIDWDRRYRLMRHHTATHVILGAARRVLGRHVWQAGAEKTPEKARLDITHHRPLTDEEVKAIEKLANAAVDARLPVRKVFMDRNEAERKYGFAIYEGGVPMERQIRLVEIEGWDAEACFGTHLDNTGEIGGIKIVNVERIQDGVVRLEFVAGTRLYEEMAKVEDEMRTLAKELRAGPSELPQEVRKLKDEADELREAVRSYRSMWVSQATEHVKAQQPLNGVRVALLVYPERDVKSAREALREITDEVSDSLVVLAIRDVKGYRYEIGAGRGVGSRADVGELIKRLSNLLSLQGGGKGTYGSFSAAEPPEKVLEAIKRVLGS; this is encoded by the coding sequence ATGGCGAAGGTCGACCCTTCAGAGTATAGGCTGAGGTTCTTCAACGAGAAAGGTTACCAGAGGAGGCAGTGTAAGGTCGGGGGCGACTACTTCTGGACGGTCAACCCAAACTTTGACACTTGTCAGGACGTGCCGGACACGGCGTACTGGTTTGACAAGATACCGTCCTCTGAGCCCCTCACGGTCAGTCAGGCTAGGTCTAAGTTCATAGATTTCTTCAAGAAGAGAGGGCACGAGCCGGTCCCCCCAAGGCCTGTCGTGGCCAGGTGGAGGGAGGACCTGTACCTCACCATAGCGAGCATAGTGGTGTTTCAGCCGCACGTGACAAGTGGCCTGGTACCCCCTCCTGCCAACCCTCTTGTAATTAGCCAGCCCTGCATAAGGCTTGAGGACATAGACAACGTGGGCCTGACCATAGGCAGGCACCTGACCACGTTCGAGATGGCAGCGCATCACGCGTTCAACTACCCCGATAAGTTCGTCTACTGGAAGGACGAGACGGTAGCTTATGCCAGGGAGTTCTTCGCAAAGGAGATAGGCATACCGGAGGACCTGATAGTCTTCAAGGAGTCCTGGTGGGAGGGCGGGGGTAACGCAGGTCCCTCCTTTGAGGTAACTGTCGGCGGGCTCGAGCTAGCCACCCTCGTGTTCATGCAGTACAGATCCATTGACGGCTCTTATGAGGAGCTGCCGCTTAGAATCGTTGACACGGGCTATGGCGTAGAGAGGATAGCGTGGTTCACCCAGAAGGCGCCAACGGCCTTCCACGCGATCTACGGCAGCCTCGTAGACGCCTTGAGGTCCGCGTTGGGGTTACCGAGACCTGACGACTCACTTCTCTGGGCGTCCTTCAGGAACGTCCACAACCTGAACCCTGACGACCTGAAGAGCGTGGAGAACTACTACAGGGCCGTGGCCAGCTGGTTAGGGTCAGACGTGGAGTCCATAAGGCCTGTCCTGGAGCGCGAGGCAAGGCTTTACAGCGTGCTCGATCACAGCAAGACGATAATGATGATGTTAGCTGACGGAGTCGTGCCCAGCAACTCTGGGGAAGGGTATTTGGCAAGGCTTGTGATAAGGAGGGCGCTCAGGCAGCTCAGGCAGCTCAGTCCAAGCTACTCCTTAGTAGAGATAGTTAACAGGCAGATAGAGCTCTGGAAGGACGACTTCCCGCAGGTTCGTGAGAACAGGGACTACATATTAGAAGCGGTGACCCTTGAGGAACAGAAGTACAAGGACCTGCTGGCCAGAGGGGAGAAGCTCATAGCGAGGGAGCTCTCAAGGCCCCTCACCGTTGACGACCTCATAAAGCTCTATGACAGCATGGGGGTCCCTCCAGAGGTGGTGGCCGAGGCTGCCTCCAGGCGCGGCATAAGCGTAGTGGTGCCTCCCAACTTCTACTCGATAGTAGCGGCCAGGCACAGGGCCCCGGCCAAGGTCAGGGCTATAGGTGAGGGCGTCTCGTTGCCGCAGGAGGTCATTGAGTGGGCTAGGAAGTTCCAGCCAACGGAGCTGCTGTTCCATAAGGACCCGTACCTGAGGTCCTTTAGGGCGAGGCTGTTAGGCTCCTATGGAGACTACGTCGTGTTGGACGCCACGGCCTTTTACGCGACCGGCGGAGGGCAGCTTCACGACACAGGCGTCCTTAACATATGCGGTGAGGAGTACAGGGTTGTTGACGTGGAGAAGGTAGGAGGGGTCATAGTTCACAAGCTTGACAGGGCAGTTTCAACAAGGGACTGCGGCGAGGTAGAGGGCAGGATAGACTGGGATAGGCGTTATAGGTTGATGAGGCATCATACGGCCACGCACGTTATCCTAGGGGCGGCCCGCAGGGTCCTCGGAAGGCACGTCTGGCAGGCGGGCGCTGAGAAAACCCCTGAGAAGGCTAGGCTTGATATAACGCATCACAGGCCGCTCACAGATGAAGAGGTGAAGGCCATCGAGAAGCTGGCCAACGCCGCGGTTGACGCAAGGCTGCCCGTGAGAAAGGTGTTCATGGATAGGAACGAGGCTGAGCGCAAGTACGGCTTCGCCATTTATGAAGGGGGCGTCCCAATGGAGAGACAGATAAGGCTTGTCGAGATAGAGGGCTGGGATGCTGAGGCCTGCTTCGGCACGCACCTTGACAACACTGGCGAGATAGGGGGGATCAAGATAGTCAACGTCGAGCGGATACAGGACGGCGTGGTGAGGCTCGAGTTCGTCGCAGGCACTAGACTCTACGAGGAGATGGCTAAGGTAGAAGATGAGATGAGGACGTTGGCTAAGGAGCTTAGGGCAGGCCCCTCTGAGCTGCCTCAGGAAGTCAGGAAGCTGAAGGACGAGGCGGACGAGCTGAGGGAGGCCGTCAGGAGCTACAGGTCTATGTGGGTCTCTCAGGCCACAGAGCATGTTAAGGCTCAACAGCCTCTGAACGGGGTCAGGGTCGCGCTGCTCGTCTACCCAGAGAGGGACGTTAAGTCGGCGAGGGAGGCGCTCAGGGAGATAACGGATGAGGTCAGCGACTCCCTGGTGGTGCTCGCGATAAGGGACGTGAAGGGCTACAGATACGAGATAGGGGCAGGGAGAGGCGTAGGCTCGAGGGCGGACGTAGGCGAGCTCATCAAGAGGCTGAGCAACCTGCTGAGCCTTCAGGGTGGCGGCAAGGGCACCTATGGAAGCTTCAGCGCGGCCGAGCCGCCTGAGAAGGTCCTAGAGGCTATAAAGAGGGTGCTAGGCTCTTAG
- a CDS encoding Ribosomal protein L11, producing the protein MWIAMPQEKVISLQIEGGEAKPGPPLGPTLSSLGLNVKEVVDEINERTKDFKGMTIPVKIIVDMTTKEYRIEVGIPTVTALLLREAGASEPSGDPQHKKVGDISLESVVKVTLMVKPKLTAKTLKSAIKTTLGTARSIGLTVNGKDPKDVIKEVDSGQHDDLIAKYEAEWQRS; encoded by the coding sequence GTGTGGATAGCAATGCCTCAGGAGAAGGTGATATCGCTTCAAATCGAGGGAGGGGAGGCTAAGCCGGGTCCGCCTCTAGGGCCCACCTTGTCGTCACTTGGCCTGAACGTTAAGGAGGTTGTTGACGAAATAAATGAGAGGACTAAGGACTTCAAGGGCATGACAATACCTGTGAAGATCATAGTTGACATGACTACGAAGGAGTACAGGATCGAGGTCGGCATACCCACCGTGACGGCTCTGTTGCTCAGGGAGGCTGGGGCCTCTGAGCCCAGCGGCGACCCTCAGCACAAGAAGGTAGGCGATATAAGTCTTGAAAGCGTAGTTAAGGTCACCCTGATGGTCAAGCCGAAGTTAACTGCTAAGACCCTGAAATCAGCCATCAAGACGACGCTTGGCACCGCGAGGAGCATAGGGCTCACGGTCAATGGGAAGGACCCCAAGGACGTTATAAAGGAGGTGGACTCAGGCCAACACGATGACCTCATAGCCAAGTACGAGGCCGAATGGCAGAGATCTTGA
- a CDS encoding geranylgeranyl reductase family has product MTRTADYDVVIVGLGPAGSSLAYFLRGSGLRVAGVDLVGPEKVWGKPCGDAIGKHHFEFTGLPLPSGPALKQVVDGIDIISPYGGVTLRVKGEGFIIDRNKYGLELIDEARRSGVDVYLRTRVTAPLLESGRLTGVKAIDEKGEQIVFKGKVIVDATGNSGLLRKMLPKEWPVNEPLEPQDSNVAYREIRALNYEIEEPSYLKIYVNQEVAPGGYWWFFPEGKDAANIGLGVQDGMGHPAPNVIFKERLERLEAVHNYRYVINASGSRVPTRRPANTLVWDNFIGIGDNGYTVNPVHGGGMGYAMVAAYFASKVIVDAYTRNDFSAKSLWRLNLDYIRSIGRRQASLDIFRIFLQRLSNDDIEYGLKHGIMDSEQVYETSVSGELKADLSLLDKVSLALRMLGRPSLLPKLALVAQYMKRVAELYDAYPDSPSGLADWVRLVEGLYSDYKRRLGVS; this is encoded by the coding sequence TTGACGCGAACAGCTGACTATGATGTTGTCATAGTAGGCCTAGGCCCCGCCGGCTCTTCGCTGGCCTACTTCCTCAGGGGCTCCGGGCTTAGGGTCGCAGGAGTTGACTTGGTGGGGCCTGAGAAGGTCTGGGGAAAGCCGTGCGGTGACGCCATAGGTAAGCACCACTTTGAGTTCACGGGCCTTCCCCTTCCGAGCGGTCCTGCGCTGAAGCAGGTAGTTGACGGCATAGACATCATAAGCCCCTACGGCGGCGTCACCCTAAGGGTCAAGGGAGAGGGCTTCATAATAGACCGTAACAAGTACGGCCTTGAGCTGATAGATGAGGCCAGGAGGTCAGGTGTTGATGTGTACCTCAGGACAAGGGTCACGGCCCCATTGCTCGAGTCGGGCAGGCTGACGGGCGTCAAGGCCATTGACGAGAAGGGGGAGCAGATAGTGTTCAAGGGGAAGGTGATAGTTGACGCCACGGGGAACAGCGGCCTGCTGAGGAAGATGTTGCCTAAGGAGTGGCCCGTCAATGAGCCCCTGGAGCCGCAGGACTCCAACGTGGCCTACAGGGAGATAAGGGCCCTGAACTACGAGATAGAGGAGCCCTCCTACCTCAAGATATACGTAAACCAGGAGGTGGCCCCTGGAGGGTACTGGTGGTTCTTCCCCGAAGGCAAGGACGCCGCCAATATAGGGCTTGGAGTTCAGGACGGCATGGGGCACCCGGCCCCTAACGTGATATTCAAGGAAAGGCTTGAACGCCTCGAGGCGGTACACAACTACAGATATGTAATAAATGCCTCGGGCTCAAGGGTCCCGACGAGAAGGCCTGCCAACACGCTCGTGTGGGACAACTTCATAGGCATAGGTGACAATGGCTACACGGTCAACCCTGTACACGGAGGCGGCATGGGCTACGCCATGGTGGCGGCCTACTTCGCGTCCAAGGTGATAGTCGACGCCTACACTAGGAACGACTTCAGCGCTAAGTCCCTGTGGCGGCTGAACCTAGACTACATAAGGTCCATAGGGCGTAGGCAGGCGTCCCTTGACATATTCAGGATATTCCTTCAGAGGCTCTCTAATGACGATATAGAGTACGGCCTCAAGCACGGGATAATGGACTCGGAGCAGGTCTATGAGACTAGCGTCTCAGGTGAGCTGAAGGCCGACCTCTCCCTGCTTGACAAGGTCTCCTTGGCTTTAAGAATGCTGGGCAGGCCGTCCCTTCTGCCCAAGCTGGCCCTCGTAGCCCAGTACATGAAGAGGGTAGCGGAGCTCTACGACGCTTACCCTGACTCCCCTTCAGGGCTCGCTGATTGGGTAAGGCTTGTTGAAGGCCTTTACTCAGACTATAAGAGGAGGCTAGGCGTTTCCTGA
- a CDS encoding Nucleotidyltransferase domain yields MPFEGWLLRDAVSGSYWVVKGYEHPSDRLIVVPYRASAGGPAVPEYLPCIGRTALTVRRDLVEAIDPVRALRSASLPGEVHELLDRLGSQWAGLTGSYAINAQEPTSDVDLLVYSERASDLYGALKDLRADGLIGECNQEIRYLKEKDSFARSEFLLLHPLKLLDSCYKGVPYTLRILRAAEERPCSSRFTSLGFVTLRGSLKGLEPYMTPARYVLSSSGVGEVYLVSWRTRYQELPDGVYLVRGLLQRDENMGSLYLVPDLGGYVRPVTVRSR; encoded by the coding sequence GTGCCATTTGAGGGCTGGCTCCTAAGGGACGCCGTCAGCGGCTCGTACTGGGTCGTCAAGGGCTATGAGCACCCCTCCGACAGGCTAATCGTAGTCCCCTACAGGGCCTCAGCAGGGGGTCCAGCGGTCCCAGAGTACTTGCCCTGCATAGGCAGGACAGCGCTCACCGTCAGGCGTGACCTGGTTGAGGCAATAGACCCCGTCAGGGCGCTGCGGTCTGCCAGCCTGCCAGGCGAAGTTCATGAGCTCCTGGACAGGCTTGGGTCCCAGTGGGCTGGCCTCACGGGCAGCTACGCCATAAATGCGCAGGAGCCTACAAGTGACGTGGACCTCCTCGTCTACTCCGAAAGGGCTTCAGACCTCTACGGCGCGCTGAAGGACCTCAGGGCTGACGGCCTGATAGGTGAATGTAATCAGGAGATAAGGTACCTTAAGGAGAAGGACTCCTTCGCTCGTTCAGAGTTCCTGCTTCTTCACCCCCTGAAGCTGCTGGACTCCTGTTACAAAGGGGTCCCATACACGCTGAGGATCCTGAGGGCTGCTGAGGAGAGGCCCTGCAGCTCGAGGTTTACGTCGCTGGGCTTCGTCACCTTGAGGGGCTCCCTCAAGGGCCTGGAGCCTTACATGACCCCCGCTAGGTACGTCCTCTCGTCCTCAGGCGTAGGGGAGGTGTACCTAGTGAGCTGGAGGACGAGGTACCAGGAGCTGCCTGACGGCGTCTACTTAGTCAGGGGCCTCCTGCAGCGCGACGAAAATATGGGCTCACTTTACCTAGTGCCTGACCTGGGAGGGTATGTCAGGCCTGTCACGGTACGGTCACGGTAG
- a CDS encoding cysteinyl-tRNA synthetase translates to MQITVTNTLGRRKEVFRPWSPPTVGMYVCGPTVYDYVHIGHARTFVAFDGIKRYLWLRGFSVTHVQNITDIDDKIIKRASELGIDWKQVSETYSRDYLELLERLRVRVDVHPRVTDHIGDIIKFVQGLIDKGYAYVAPSGSVYFDVDRYPDYGHLSGNASKSMWDQGEEITSEKRHPYDFALWKAAKPGEPWWESPWGRGRPGWHIECSVMSTRYLGPKIDIHGGGSDLIFPHHENERAQSEGLLGDRWVKYWLHTGMLTIRGEKMSKSLGNIISLRDALKEWGPEAIRMWVLSAHYRSVLEYSEQSLSQARRLVERLRDIAADLARRLSKETYSHYVKESELATLFRVRELSRKWHEAMSDDFNMGQAVSYVWEFTNTYYKEVASSESAAVLALSQRVLTEFNRVYAVADDLLEASPVATETGVEDSLVDLLVEVRSQLRKSKMYDLADYIRLRLSSLGFLLMDKGDKTEWKKVTRQGSGNA, encoded by the coding sequence TTGCAGATAACGGTCACAAACACCCTTGGGCGGAGGAAGGAGGTCTTCAGGCCATGGTCTCCGCCCACCGTCGGCATGTACGTCTGTGGCCCCACAGTATATGACTATGTTCACATAGGCCACGCCAGGACCTTTGTGGCCTTTGACGGCATTAAGAGGTACCTGTGGCTCAGGGGCTTCTCTGTCACGCACGTCCAGAACATCACCGACATAGACGATAAGATAATCAAAAGGGCCTCCGAGCTGGGCATTGACTGGAAGCAGGTCTCCGAGACCTATTCACGGGACTACCTTGAACTCCTGGAGAGGCTAAGGGTCAGGGTTGATGTGCACCCGAGGGTCACAGACCACATAGGGGACATCATAAAGTTCGTGCAGGGCCTCATAGACAAGGGCTACGCCTACGTGGCCCCTAGCGGCAGCGTCTACTTTGACGTTGACAGGTACCCCGACTACGGTCACCTCAGCGGCAACGCTTCCAAGTCGATGTGGGACCAGGGGGAGGAGATAACCTCTGAGAAGAGGCATCCCTACGACTTTGCGCTGTGGAAGGCCGCAAAGCCTGGGGAGCCCTGGTGGGAGAGCCCCTGGGGCAGGGGCAGGCCAGGCTGGCACATAGAGTGCAGCGTGATGAGCACGAGGTACCTGGGGCCTAAGATAGACATCCATGGCGGAGGGTCAGACCTGATATTCCCTCATCACGAGAACGAGAGGGCCCAGAGCGAGGGCCTACTTGGCGACAGGTGGGTCAAGTACTGGCTGCACACGGGCATGTTAACGATAAGGGGCGAGAAGATGAGCAAGAGCCTCGGCAATATCATCAGTCTAAGGGACGCCCTGAAGGAGTGGGGTCCCGAGGCCATAAGGATGTGGGTCCTCTCAGCCCACTACAGGTCCGTCCTAGAGTACTCAGAGCAGAGCCTCTCCCAGGCCAGGAGGCTTGTTGAGAGGCTGCGCGACATAGCGGCTGACCTGGCAAGGAGGCTCTCAAAGGAGACCTACTCCCACTATGTAAAGGAGAGCGAGCTGGCGACGTTGTTCAGGGTCCGCGAGCTCTCGAGGAAGTGGCATGAGGCCATGTCTGACGACTTTAACATGGGCCAGGCGGTGAGCTACGTCTGGGAGTTCACGAACACCTATTACAAGGAGGTTGCATCAAGCGAGTCAGCCGCTGTGCTGGCCCTTTCTCAGAGGGTTCTGACGGAGTTCAACAGGGTTTACGCCGTAGCTGATGACCTGCTTGAGGCGTCGCCTGTCGCGACCGAGACCGGCGTTGAGGACTCCTTGGTGGACCTGCTGGTTGAGGTTAGGTCTCAGCTGAGGAAGTCAAAGATGTATGACTTAGCTGACTACATAAGGCTCAGGCTGTCGTCCCTGGGCTTCCTGCTCATGGATAAGGGAGATAAAACGGAGTGGAAAAAGGTGACGAGACAGGGCTCAGGAAACGCCTAG